The proteins below come from a single Pseudochaenichthys georgianus chromosome 14, fPseGeo1.2, whole genome shotgun sequence genomic window:
- the LOC117458528 gene encoding olfactory receptor 5B17-like, which translates to MENSTFGKDILILEGFNIPSQSYIPSFILLLIVYFFIMVSNIGLVVLILRSSGLHQPMYLLLCNMSINDVFGATIIIPHVLRDLLTPDSQRVIRYTDCVVQAFCVHLHSSASHTVLMIMAFDRYVAICNPLRYATIMTHRMVLVLSVWAWVIPLPLVGILIGLSVRLSRCRWNIVHFSCSNASLFKLSCESVLINNIYGLGYTVVLLGSSIGSVTLTYLRIAMVCLRSKNKTLNRKALQTCATHLAVYAILLVSGFIVIILHRFPQLASHRKVASVMLHVVLPALNALIYGLQIKEVRQRVMALFRKSKVASMDAK; encoded by the coding sequence ATGGAAAACAGCACTTTTGGTAAAGATATCCTGATCCTAGAGGGGTTCAATATCCCCTCCCAGTCTTATATTCCTTCCTTCATCCTCCTGCTAATCGTATACTTCTTCATCATGGTGTCCAACATCGGCCTGGTGGTGCTGATCTTAAGGAGCAGCGGCCTCCACCAGCCCATGTACCTCCTGCTGTGCAACATGAGCATCAACGATGTGTTCGGGGCCACCATCATCATCCCTCATGTTCTGCGGGACCTCCTGACGCCGGACTCGCAGCGGGTCATACGGTACACGGACTGCGTCGTCCAGGCCTTCTGCGTCCACCTCCATTCCAGCGCCTCTCACACCGTGCTCATGATCATGGCGTTCGATCGCTACGTGGCCATCTGCAACCCTCTGCGCTACGCCACCATCATGACCCACAGGATGGTGCTGGTTCTGTCCGTGTGGGCGTGGGTGATCCCCCTCCCCTTGGTGGGGATCCTCATCGGCCTCAGTGTGCGTCTGTCTCGCTGCAGGTGGAATATTGTCCACTTCTCCTGCAGTAACGCCTCCTTGTTCAAGCTGTCCTGTGAGAGCGTGCTCATCAACAACATCTACGGCCTCGGATACACCGTGGTCCTGCTGGGCTCGTCCATCGGCAGCGTCACGCTCACCTACCTGAGGATCGCCATGGTGTGTCTGCGCAGTAAGAACAAGACTCTGAACAGAAAAGCGCTGCAGACCTGCGCCACTCACCTGGCCGTCTACGCCATCCTGCTGGTGTCCGGCTTCATCGTCATCATTCTGCACCGCTTCCCTCAGCTGGCGTCCCACAGGAAGGTGGCGTCCGTCATGCTACACGTGGTGCTGCCCGCCCTGAACGCTCTGATCTACGGCCTGCAGATCAAAGAGGTCCGGCAGAGGGTTATGGCTCTGTTTCGTAAGAGTAAAGTCGCTTCAATGGATGCTAAATGA